From Dreissena polymorpha isolate Duluth1 chromosome 15, UMN_Dpol_1.0, whole genome shotgun sequence, a single genomic window includes:
- the LOC127859715 gene encoding uncharacterized protein LOC127859715, producing MIFNRLRESEKPKLTGAIGLRGAGGMPIKVMGRGAFRMQLGPVKRLQEAIEADIEYDVLLGYDVLGNAESPADIISNRSIISLDGKEILCIQKKLRYMQKVTVADDVLVPGNSKAVIEVYVEREEADDGGKPDFIIEATDMFQERYGLVLAATLVNIKSAPTCKVRLMNPFPEEAMLKQDAESARAERIDRVVSVVVDKESEDVANNISIRRIAVRPNQELPGNVEALSQTGLKELPAHLKDLHERSTVGKTEHGKAVVAGLFHKYSDSFSKDDSDIGLTHLTEHCINTGDAAPVKQRPRRVR from the coding sequence ATGATCTTCAATCGGCTTAGAGAGAGTGAGAAGCCAAAGTTAACTGGTGCCATAGGTTTGCGGGGAGCTGGGGGTATGCCCATTAAGGTAATGGGTCGAGGAGCTTTCAGAATGCAGCTTGGACCAGTCAAGAGGCTTCAAGAAGCTATAGAAGCCGACATAGAATATGACGTGCTGTTGGGCTATGACGTGTTGGGGAACGCTGAGAGTCCAGCAGATATCATTTCGAATCGCAGTATAATTTCTTTAGATGGTAAAGAAATACTTTGTATACAGAAAAAGCTGAGGTACATGCAAAAGGTAACTGTTGCAGACGATGTGCTAGTTCCAGGGAACTCAAAAGCTGTGATAGAAGTGTATGTGGAAAGAGAAGAGGCTGATGACGGAGGGAAGCCTGACTTTATCATTGAAGCCACTGATATGTTCCAAGAGAGGTACGGTCTAGTTTTGGCTGCAACATTAGTAAACATCAAATCAGCCCCTACTTGCAAGGTGAGGCTTATGAATCCGTTCCCTGAAGAAGCAATGCTGAAGCAGGATGCCGAAAGTGCACGTGCAGAACGCATTGATAGGGTGGTAAGTGTCGTTGTTGATAAAGAGAGCGAAGATGTGGCGAATAACATTAGTATAAGACGAATTGCTGTAAGACCGAATCAAGAATTGCCTGGTAATGTAGAAGCACTTTCCCAAACAGGTTTAAAAGAACTACCAGCTCATCTTAAAGATCTTCACGAGCGCTCAACAGTAGGTAAAACGGAACACGGGAAAGCCGTTGTTGCAGGTTTGTTTCACAAATACAGCGACTCATTTTCTAAAGATGACTCGGATATAGGTCTAACCCATTTAACAGAGCATTGCATCAATACCGGAGATGCCGCTCCAGTGAAACAAAGGCCTCGTCGGGTACGTTAG